Proteins encoded together in one Larus michahellis chromosome 4, bLarMic1.1, whole genome shotgun sequence window:
- the ANKRD11 gene encoding ankyrin repeat domain-containing protein 11, protein MPKGGCSKTPQPEDFSLSNDMVEKQTGKKDKDKVSLTKTPKLDRSDGGKEVKERATKRKLPFTVGTNGDQKDSDTEKQGPERKRIKKEPATRKPGLLFGMGLSGIRAGYPLSERQQVALLMQMTAEESANSPVDTTPKHPSQSTVCQKGTPNSASKTKDKVNKRNERGETRLHRAAIRGDARRIKELIIEGADVNVKDFAGWTALHEACNRGYYDVAKQLLAAGAEVNTKGLDDDTPLHDAANNGHFKVVKLLLHYGGNPHQSNRKGETPLKVANSPTMVNLLLGKTTYPSSEESSTETSEEEDAPSFAPSSSVDGNNTDSEFEKGLKHKPKAQEPPKTITPVKDEYEFDEDDEQDRVPPVDDKHLLKKDYRKETKANSFISIPKMEVKTYTKNNTITPKKAAHRILSDSSDEEETSVAVGTGEKLRLSTHSILPSSKIREPASTKAQKEKSKVKKKRKKETKSKEVRFGKKNDKFCSSESESENVESEEDDRDSLQSSSCVKDSRLVLKESSLFNSLSASSTSSHGSLASQKHNPNLTEQHSKHWRTDNWKTISSPAWSDVSSLSDSTRTRLTSESDYSSEDSSLESLKPVRKKPEHKKKNTPHNTVSEKKNSFHSNVDGAIPKLDKEGKVVKKHKTKHKHKNKEKGQCPISQDIKIIKTFSFEFEDSKQKPEKGLIVETENPVENKLKVLKHEREHSKKEEKLPKGKAEEKEWLFKDETGKSSKEEKSLRKVKDGSKDMSKSFREGLSKSEKEKPVKEKSPKEEKPRIHKEERKKKSKDKQSKSEKKNELKEEKVSKLEKEKSFKEEKEKCKKEKLYRDESGFDEFNNKNQFPESEDTKFSLSDDQQERWFSDLSSDSSFDFKGEDSWDSPVTDFREIKNDTVAKLIIEPVKEEIKDKKKENKTKEKKEYNEKRNEKDTYLKKKERDYVDKSSEKKKDQTDRHKVTPSYLPEKDKKRKDSAESVKERKEKDTSETTKDRKDSSDGSKERKDSKAKQEEPYRDDFKEYGCETFFKDKSDPEFSGKTLESWERHHSGKEKEKKDAPDKEKKEKVKPEKYKEKSKEGDKEKNEKVAPEKILKDKELDKSFKEKKETKEKYKDLHSKDKERKSSFDQVKEKKEKSFSTDREDFSEKKDEKKGKEKSWYSIADIFTDESEDERDDYSLTGFKVSDSAGSEMHRLDSLQEKDDGAATEKELYPDKHRKYSSDRQHSGEKQKDKDSKEKKKDKGTSEGGKEKKEKSSFEKHKEKKDKESTEKYKDRKDRTSIDSTQEKKNKQKLPEKVEKKHASEDKVKSKHKEKPDKEHSKEKKSSKGGESEKSLLEKLEEEALNDYRDDSNDKISEISSDSFTDRGQEPGLTSLFESSNLSLTDAAEEKFKDSLPLPCLQDKLKEKERHRHSSSSSKKSHEKEKAKKEKTEKKEKAEEFKDSSSRKDSTHYEKDFSVDGEAFGTSYNMKAEPDEEPEKSIDYLFSEKKDKNDSERELSKKAEKEKTYGSSAISTVKEKKKRDKHKEKWKEEKEKHRDKHADGFFKHHKDEPKSTLKDKDSPQVTTFKDKSKEDNLKFGETKLKEKLKENQEKDKSESIKISNGNEKITLSKDSGKKDARPREKLLGDGDLMMTSFERMLSQKDLEIEERHKRHKERMKQMEKMRHRSGDPKLKDKLKSSEDVRKRSLDLATKKPLTLDTQLKDKKLKELGPLTPILSPENKAQPAVGTDSKDWITGPQLKEILPASPRPDQNRPTGVPTPASVVSCPSYEEVMQTPRTPSCSNEDYTDLMFECADSQHSLPISTMSMNACSPSFFDRYANVSSGLPENPSQTPTRTIPSTNLYRSISVDIRRAPEEEFNVGDKFFRQQSVPAASNYDSPVQHLMEEKVPLPSVPTEKFQCLSPGYYSPDYGVSSPKVEALHCAPGPVSGVAQSPESVFSGLQAKSSPSHRDELLAPSVESALPPDLGMPLDTTEEQQATASIMPPESTYLPPIEENHFSSGVPEQNNIDWDNPPPRNPDTAIPPSLMGNPAEHSVSWSMGSELLMKSPQRFSESPKPPLCSLEPIHPTPVAFIPPDTSYPVSPISYPLSVSEPGLDEVKEDAEEAVPGEIANAEEQAPYMSPTRLDTFFNNCKPLPEEAPEIPPEPPCMPAEPQAEAVSAPENNYLENNNAAPANTEEAVTWPDPFTNTEDDLDLGPFSLPELPLQPKDVAETEMAEAEAVEESPAAASETSAGIIKANASVIASAEPEEPPASQAAAVLPVDTEPQAEEQKPEVAAQEATSEALNVAEEKGAEDSEAQIFQQTPSESAQAESKEVEAVHEDLSSSGGVAESSSQTCPPPVAPTEGGVSQEGAAARGGSQVPSSQADAPPGNTQAEIVEPVQKPVAEAPKPPKIEEIPQRITRNRAQMLANQNKQNAAASEKEFPPVSAPATRAKGRITEEDDSQAQHPRKRRFQRSNQQLQQQINTSTQQTREMIQQTLAAIVDAIKLDDIEPYHSDRSNPYFEYLQIRKKIEEKRKILCYITPQAPQCYAEYVTYTGSYLLDGKPLSKLHIPVIAPPPSLAEPLKELFKQQEAVRGKLRLQHSIEREKLIVSCEQEILRVHCRAARTIANQAVPFSACTMLLDSEVYNMPLENQGDENKSVRDRFNARQFISWLQDVDDKYDRMKTCLLMRQQHEAAALNAVQRMEWQLKVQELDPAGHKSLCVNEVPSFYVPMVDVNDDFVLLPA, encoded by the exons GATAAAGATAAAGTTTCTCTAACCAAGACTCCAAAGTTGGACCGGAGCGATGGCGGCAAAGAGGTGAAAGAGCGAGCGACCAAACGGAAGTTGCCTTTCACTGTTGGAACAAATGGAGATCAAAAGGACTCGGATACAG AAAAGCAGGGTCCAGAGCGGAAGAGGATTAAAAAGGAGCCCGCCACCAGAAAGCCTGGCTTGCTCTTCGGAATGGGCCTTTCGGGGATCCGGGCAGGCTACCCGCTCTCCGAGCGCCAGCAAGTCGCTCTCCTTATGCAGATGACAGCGGAAGAGTCTGCAAACAGCCCAG TTGACACAACACCAAAGCATCCCTCTCAGTCTACAGTTTGTCAGAAGGGAACTCCTAACTCTGCCTCCAAAACCAAAGATAAAGTAAATAAGAGAAACGAGCGAGGAGAGACTCGGCTGCATCGAGCTGCCATCCGAGGAGATGCCCGGCGCATCAAGGAGCTCATTATCGAGGGTGCAGATGTCAATGTGAAAGACTTTGCAG GCTGGACGGCGTTGCACGAGGCGTGCAACCGGGGTTACTACGATGTTGCAAAGCAGCTGCTTGCTGCGGGCGCCGAAGTCAACACAAAGGGGTTGGATGACGACACCCCGCTGCACGACGCAGCGAATAACGGGCACTTCAAG GTGGTGAAATTGTTGTTACATTACGGAGGGAATCCTCATCAAAGCAACAGGAAGGGCGAGACACCTTTAAAAGTAGCTAATTCTCCCACCATGGTGAATCTGCTCCTGGGAAAGACCACGTACCCCTCTAGCGAAGAGAGCTCAACAG AGACCTCGGAAGAGGAGGATGCCCCTTCCTTCGCTCCCTCCAGCTCTGTTGATGGCAATAACACAGACTCAGAGTTTGAGAAGGGTTTGAAGCACAAGCCCAAGGCCCAGGAGCCCCCCAAAACCATCACGCCGGTGAAGGATGAGTATGAATTTGATGAGGACGATGAGCAGGACCGGGTCCCGCCAGTCGATGACAAACATTTGCTGAAAAAGGATTACAGAAAAGAGACTAAAGCAAACAGTTTCATTTCCATACCCAAAATGGAAGTGAAAACTTATACTAAAAATAACACAATTACACCAAAGAAAGCTGCCCACCGCATCCTGTCGGACAGCTCGGATGAGGAGGAGACCAGCGTTGCTGTGGGGACGGGGGAGAAGCTGCGACTTTCGACCCACTCGATATTGCCCAGCAGCAAGATTCGGGAGCCCGCCAGCACAAAGGcgcagaaggagaaaagcaaagtaaaaaagaagcGGAAGAAGGAGACGAAAAGCAAAGAGGTTCGGTTTGgcaaaaaaaatgacaaattttgttCCTCTGAATCAGAGAGCGAAAACGTGGAGAGTGAGGAGGATGACAGAGACTCTCTTCAGAGCTCTAGCTGTGTAAAGGACTCAAGGCTAGTGCTAAAGGAATCCTCCTTGTTTAACTCTCTCTCTGCCTCATCGACCTCTTCTCATGGGAGTTTAGCATCCCAGAAACATAATCCCAATCTTACAGAACAGCACTCCAAGCACTGGAGGACGGACAATTGGAAAACCATATCTTCTCCAGCTTGGTCAGATGTCAGTTCCTTATCGGACTCCACCAGGACGAGACTGACGAGCGAGTCAGACTACTCGTCCGAGGACTCGAGCTTAGAGTCACTAAAGCCAGTCAGGAAGAAACcagagcacaaaaagaaaaacaccccaCACAATACTGTTTCCGAGAAAAAGAATTCATTCCATAGCAATGTGGATGGAGCGATTCCAAAGCTGGACAAGGAGGGGAAGGTTgttaaaaagcataaaacaaaacacaaacataaaaacaAGGAGAAGGGGCAGTGCCCCATCAGCCAAgacattaaaataatcaaaacgTTTTCTTTTGAGTTTGAGGACTCTAAACAAAAGCCTGAGAAAGGCTTGATAGTAGAGACAGAAAATCCAGTCGAAAACAAATTGAAAGTGTTAAAGCACGAGCGAGAACACAgtaagaaggaggaaaagctcCCCAAAGGTAAAGCGGAGGAGAAGGAATGGTTGTTTAAAGATGAGACTGGAAAATCCTCGAAAGAGGAGAAATCATTAAGAAAAGTCAAAGATGGTAGTAAAGACATGAGCAAATCCTTCAGAGAAGGATTAAGTAAATCGGAAAAAGAGAAACCTGTAAAGGAGAAGTCTCCCAAAGAGGAGAAGCCGAGAATACACAAGGAGGAGCGAAAGAAGAAGTCAAAGGACAAGCAGTCaaaatctgaaaagaagaatgagctgaaggaggagaaggtttctaaactagagaaagaaaaatccttcaaggaagagaaagaaaaatgcaaaaaagaaaaactttacaGGGATGAGTCTGGCTTTGATGAGTTTAATAACAAAAACCAATTTCCCGAAAGCGAGGACACGAAGTTCAGCCTTTCGGATGATCAGCAAGAGAGGTGGTTTTCAGACTTGTCTTCTGATTCATCCTTCGATTTCAAAGGTGAAGATAGCTGGGATTCTCCAGTGACAGATTTCAGGGAGATTAAAAATGACACCGTGGCAAAACTAATCATAGAACCCGtgaaagaggaaattaaagacaagaaaaaggaaaataaaacgaaagagaagaaggaatacAACGAGAAACGTAATGAAAAGGACACTTACTTAAAGAAGAAGGAGAGGGACTATGTGGACAAAAGCTCCGAGAAGAAAAAGGACCAAACGGACAGACACAAAGTTACTCCTAGTTATTTACCCGAAAAGGATAAGAAAAGGAAGGATTCTGCAGAGAGTGtcaaggagaggaaagaaaaagatacgAGTGAAACcaccaaagacagaaaagattCCTCTGATGGCTCTAAAGAGCGAAAAGATAGCAAAGCGAAGCAGGAGGAGCCCTATCGAGATGACTTTAAAGAATATGGCTGCGAAACGTTCTTCAAGGATAAGTCTGACCCTGAATTCAGCGGGAAAACTCTGGAGAGTTGGGAGAGGCACCAttctgggaaggagaaggagaagaaagatgctcccgataaagaaaaaaaagaaaaggtgaagccagaaaaatacaaggaaaaatcCAAAGAAGGCgacaaggagaaaaatgaaaaagttgcTCCTGAGAAAATCCTGAAAGACAAAGAACTAGACAAgagtttcaaagagaaaaaagaaactaaggaGAAATACAAAGACCTGCACAGCAAAGACAAAGAGAGGAAGAGTTCTTTCGACCAGgttaaagagaagaaagagaaaagcttcTCCACGGATCGAGAGGACTTCTCCGAGAAAAAGGATGAGAAGAAAGGCAAGGAGAAAAGCTGGTACAGCATCGCAGACATCTTCACAGATGAAAGCGAAGACGAGAGGGATGATTACAGCTTGACTGGGTTCAAAGTCAGCGACTCCGCCGGGAGCGAAATGCATCGTCTGGACAGTCTGCAGGAGAAGGACGACGGCGCAGCTACCGAGAAGGAGCTGTACCCTGACAAGCACCGCAAGTACTCCTCCGACCGGCAACATtcaggagagaagcagaaagataaggactccaaggagaagaagaaggacaAAGGAACATCggaagggggaaaagagaagaaggagaagagttcctttgaaaaacacaaagagaagaaagataagGAGTCTACCGAGAAGTACAAGGACAGGAAAGACAGAACATCCATAGATTCCactcaagagaagaaaaacaagcaaaagctcCCAGAAAAGGTGGAAAAGAAACATGCCAGTGAAGACAAGGTGAAAAGCAAGCATAAGGAGAAGCCGGATAAAGAGCATTCCAAAGAGAAAAAGTCTTCGAAAGGAGGGGAGTCGGAGAAGAGcctgctggagaaactggaggAGGAGGCTCTGAATGACTATAGAGATGACTCCAATGACAAAATCAGCGAGATCTCTTCTGACAGCTTCACAGATAGAGGACAAGAGCCGGGACTGACCAGCCTCTTTGAGTCTTCTAACCTCTCTCTTACCGACGCCGCTGAAGAAAAGTTTAAGGACTCTCTCCCTTTGCCCTGCTTGCAGGACAAACTCAAGGAGAAGGAGAGACACAGACATTCCTCGTCTTCGTCAAAGAAAAGTCacgagaaagaaaaagcaaagaaggagaaaacggagaaaaaggaaaaagcagaagaattcaAAGACTCCAGCAGCAGGAAGGATTCCACTCATTATGAAAAAGATTTCTCTGTGGATGGGGAGGCTTTTGGCACTTCCTACAACATGAAGGCAGAGCCTGATGAGGAACCAGAGAAAAGCATTGAttacttattttctgaaaagaaagataaaaatgattCTGAAAGAGAGCTGTCAAAGAAGGcggaaaaagaaaagacttatGGTTCCAGCGCCATCAGCacagttaaagagaaaaagaagcgagataaacacaaggaaaaatggaaggaggaaaaggaaaagcatagAGACAAACACGCAGATGGTTTCTTTAAACATCACAAAGACGAGCCAAAGTCAACGCTTAAAGACAAGGACAGTCCTCAAGTTACCACCTTCAAAGATAAATCAAAGGAGGACAACCTCAAATTCGGTGAAACCAAACTGAAGGAGAAGCTCAAGGAGAACCAAGAGAAAGACAAATCGGAGTcaataaaaataagcaatggGAATGAAAAGATAACCCTATCCAAAGACAGCGGCAAGAAAGATGCCAGGCCAAGGGAGAAACTTCTGGGAGACGGGGATTTGATGATGACCAGCTTTGAGAGGATGCTGAGCCAGAAAGATCTGGAAATCGAGGAGCGCCACAAAAGGCACAAAGAGAGAATGaagcaaatggagaaaatgaGGCACAGGTCCGGAGACCCCAAATTGAAGGACAAACTCAAAAGCTCGGAAGATGTGCGCAAGAGGAGTCTGGATCTGGCAACAAAGAAGCCGTTAACGCTGGATACTCAGCTCAAGGACAAGAAGCTTAAAGAGTTGGGTCCACTGACTCCTATACTGTCACCGGAAAACAAGGCACAGCCTGCTGTCGGCACAGACTCTAAGGACTGGATTACGGGTCCTCAGCTGAAGGAGATCCTCCCGGCGTCTCCCAGGCCGGATCAGAACCGGCCGACAGGAGTCCCGACCCCGGCATCCGTCGTCTCTTGTCCAAGCTACGAGGAGGTGATGCAGACGCCCAGGACTCCTTCGTGCAGCAACGAAGACTACACGGACCTGATGTTTGAATGCGCGGACTCGCAGCACTCGCTGCCCATATCCACGATGTCCATGAACGCCTGTTCCCCATCCTTCTTCGACAGATACGCGAATGTTTCCAGTGGGCTCCCCGAGAATCCCAGTCAGACCCCGACTCGTACCATACCCTCCACGAACCTTTATCGTTCCATCTCGGTTGACATCAGAAGGGCACCCGAAGAAGAATTCAACGTCGGAGATAAATTTTTCAGACAGCAAAGTGTCCCGGCAGCATCAAATTATGACTCTCCAGTGCAGCATTTAATGGAGGAGAAAGTTCCCCTTCCTTCTGTTCCTACTGAGAAGTTCCAGTGTTTATCTCCTGGGTATTACTCACCAGATTATGGGGTTTCATCGCCGAAAGTGGAAGCTTTGCATTGTGCGCCAGGACCTGTCAGCGGAGTCGCCCAGTCGCCTGAAAGTGTCTTTTCTGGTTTACAAGCAAAATCCTCCCCTTCGCACAGAGATGAATTGCTGGCTCCCTCGGTAGAAAGCGCTCTTCCCCCCGACCTCGGCATGCCCTTGGATACCACGGAAGAGCAGCAAGCTACTGCCTCCATTATGCCACCAGAATCTACCTACTTGCCACCAATTGAGGAAAACCATTTCAGTTCGGGTGTGCCAGAACAAAACAATATAGACTGGGATAACCCTCCTCCCAGAAACCCTGACACGGCCATACCTCCCAGCCTGATGGGTAACCCGGCAGAGCACTCTGTCAGCTGGTCCATGGGCTCAGAGCTTTTGATGAAATCTCCCCAGAGGTTTTCCGAGTCCCCTAAACCTCCGCTCTGTTCCCTAGAGCCGATTCATCCTACACCGGTAGCCTTCATTCCCCCAGATACTTCCTACCCCGTTTCTCCCATCTCTTACCCTCTGTCAGTGTCTGAACCGGGGCTCGATGAAGTCAAGGAGGATGCTGAGGAAGCAGTTCCAGGAGAAATAGCGAATGCCGAAGAGCAGGCGCCGTACATGTCCCCTACTAGGTTAGACACGTTCTTCAATAACTGCAAGCCTCTTCCAGAAGAAGCACCTGAGATACCTCCAGAGCCCCCTTGTATGCCAGCAGAACCTCAGGCAGAAGCTGTTAGCGCGCCAGAAAACAACTATTTAGAAAACAATAACGCTGCGCCTGCAAATACAGAGGAGGCAGTAACGTGGCCTGATCCCTTCACCAATACAGAAGATGACTTGGACCTCGGGCCCTTCTCGCTACCAGAGCTGCCGCTCCAACCTAAGGATGTTGCAGAGACAGAGATGGCGGAGGCAGAAGCGGTAGAAGAAAGCCCAGCAGCAGCTTCGGAAACAAGCGCTGGGATCATTAAAGCAAATGCGTCCGTAATAGCGTCTGCTGAGCCGGAGGAGCCCCCAGCCAgccaggcagctgctgtcctgCCCGTGGACACGGAGccacaagcagaagagcagaaaCCAGAAGTGGCTGCGCAAGAAGCTACCTCAGAAGCGCTGAACGTAGCTGAGGAAAAAGGAGCAGAGGACTCGGAAGCACAGATTTTCCAACAGACCCCGTCCGAGTCCGCTCAGGCGGAGAGCAAAGAGGTAGAGGCTGTGCACGAAGACCTGTCCTCTTCTGGTGGGGTGGCAGAGAGCAGCTCCCAGACCTGTCCCCCACCCGTGGCCCCCACCGAGGGCGGCGTTTCACAGGAGGGTGCTGCGGCACGTGGTGGGAGCCAAGTCCCTTCCTCCCAGGCAGATGCACCTCCGGGCAACACTCAAGCAGAAATCGTTGAACCAGTACAAAAACCAGTAGCAGAAGCTCCCAAACCGCCCAAAATAGAAGAGATTCCTCAGCGGATTACCAGGAACCGGGCTCAGATGCTCGCCAACCAAAACAAGCAGAATGCCGCCGCTTCTGAGAAGGAATTTCCTCCTGTGTCTGCGCCCGCCACGCGTGCCAAAGGCCGCATTACGGAGGAGGACGATTCCCAGGCTCAGCACCCTCGCAAGCGCCGGTTCCAGCGCTCcaaccagcagctgcagcagcagatcaACACGTCCACCCAGCAGACGAGGGAGATGATACAGCAAACACTGGCAGCTATCGTAGATGCTATAAAACTGGACGACATTGAACCTTATCACAGTGACAGGTCCAACCCCTACTTTGAGTACCTCCAGATCAGGAAAAAGATCGAAGAGAAGCGGAAAATCCTCTGCTATATTACTCCCCAAGCTCCGCAGTGCTACGCTGAATACGTCACCTATACGGGCTCCTACCTGTTGGATGGCAAGCCTCTAAGCAAGCTCCATATTCCAGTG ATCGCCCCGCCGCCGTCGCTCGCGGAGCCTCTGAAGGAGCTCTTCAAGCAGCAGGAAGCCGTCCGGGGGAAGCTGCGGCTCCAGCACAGCATAGAGCGG GAGAAGCTCATCGTCTCCTGCGAGCAGGAGATCTTGAGAGTTCATTGTCGGGCAGCAAGGACTATTGCCAACCAGGCTGTGCCCTTCAGTGCCTGCACCATGCTGCTGGACTCCGAGGTCTATAACATGCCTCTAGAAAATCAG GGAGACGAAAACAAATCGGTCAGAGACCGTTTCAACGCGCGACAGTTCATTTCCTGGTTGCAAGACGTGGATGACAAGTACGACCGGATGAAG ACGTGCCTGCTCATGCGACAGCAACACGAAGCTGCTGCCTTGAACGCAGTGCAAAGGATGGAGTGGCAGCTGAAGGTGCAGGAGCTGGACCCCGCGGGGCACAAATCCCTCTGCGTGAACGAGGTGCCCTCGTTCTATGTGCCAATGGTCGACGTGAACGATGACTTTGTGCTCTTGCCGGCATGA